From the genome of Flavobacterium luteolum, one region includes:
- a CDS encoding SusC/RagA family TonB-linked outer membrane protein, whose product MNSKNTKSVLHQMWTAKGAVLMIFMLFLSASTFAQTKKQISGTVYDNTGTVLPGASIIEVGTKNGTTTDFDGKFSLQVAVGGAIEVSFIGSTTQKIQITGSTSNVEVRLQNDGYTLAEVQVVSVGYGKVKKSDLTGAISTVGADDLVKGTISSTEQVLQGKVAGLNIIRPSGDPAAGSTIRLRGGTSLTASNSPLIVVDGIAGVDINVVQPSDIKSVDVLKDASATAIYGSRGANGVIMITTKSGTKGVSVVYSGLSSVGYVNDNLDLLSANQWRGYVRQNGIADAVDYGANTNWQKAIEQTAISQSHTLSINSGKADSGFRTSLSYLNNEGVIKKSGLERLSGNVSAYQFLGDNKEVKFDMGLFANIDKWHPIDYRIFERAYNLNPTIPVYDANGDFSVVTGNLYQNPVEILTNRTFDNERHRLLGYFKTDVKFLNDFTATANISLEHNAVKGGTYKPSYAVMEGQTEGGFAQRTYAEYTNAQGELYVNYSKVIDKHNISALAGYSYLENIYEGFGAQRGGFVTDAFSYNNLGAGYNYRLSDVYSYKGKSNLVSFYARANYGYDGKYLLTATVRRDGSSRFGENNKWGTFPSASAAWRVSNEEFMESSKGWLDNLKLRVGWGITGNQDGIGEYKSLSILGVGNDSYYDPVTKTWSLAYSPKQNPNPDLKWESTEQINVGFDFGLFNRITGSFEYYSKKTKDLLYTYEVPQPPYLVGTMLANVGEMSNKGVELTLNADIIRGDKFNWNANLTLGHNVQKIEKLSNPTYKTDVIYSGSLHGLAGMSGQYSQIIAEGYPVGTFWGFKNAGLDPNGKIQYYNAAGQVVDESALVDADKTDLGNIQPDLTVGIGMNFTYGNFDLGLSGYGMFGQKALNATNMMLNDPTRLPAYNVPDAFLSSGITSAPKYSDYWIEDASFFRLQTLTFGYTLPLKYKKSKVRMYVMGENLFVITGYKGVDPEIGLNAQDGIGQTGVMDQTGLAAPGIDRYNNYPRPTTISVGLNFTLNN is encoded by the coding sequence ATGAATAGTAAAAATACAAAAAGCGTCCTGCATCAAATGTGGACTGCTAAAGGAGCGGTATTGATGATTTTTATGCTTTTTCTTTCTGCCAGCACTTTCGCGCAGACGAAAAAACAAATCTCAGGAACCGTTTATGACAATACGGGTACGGTATTGCCGGGAGCTTCTATCATTGAAGTAGGAACAAAAAACGGAACTACAACAGATTTTGATGGTAAATTTAGCCTTCAGGTAGCCGTAGGAGGTGCAATCGAAGTTTCGTTTATCGGATCGACAACACAAAAAATCCAAATTACAGGAAGTACTTCTAATGTTGAGGTGCGTCTGCAAAATGATGGATATACATTGGCAGAAGTTCAAGTAGTTTCTGTAGGTTACGGAAAAGTAAAAAAATCAGATTTAACTGGAGCAATTTCGACAGTTGGAGCAGATGATTTAGTAAAAGGAACTATTTCTTCTACAGAGCAGGTTTTGCAAGGAAAAGTTGCGGGATTAAATATTATTCGTCCTTCTGGAGATCCAGCTGCAGGTTCTACAATCCGTCTTCGTGGAGGAACTTCTTTAACAGCTAGCAACAGTCCGTTAATTGTGGTAGATGGTATTGCAGGTGTTGATATTAACGTGGTTCAGCCTTCAGATATTAAATCGGTTGACGTTCTTAAAGATGCTTCAGCAACAGCAATTTATGGTTCTCGTGGAGCAAACGGGGTAATCATGATTACAACAAAATCTGGAACAAAAGGAGTTTCTGTAGTGTACAGCGGATTATCTAGCGTTGGATATGTTAATGACAACTTAGATTTATTATCTGCAAATCAATGGAGAGGTTATGTTCGTCAGAACGGAATTGCCGATGCGGTAGATTACGGTGCAAATACAAACTGGCAAAAAGCAATTGAGCAGACAGCTATTTCTCAGTCACATACTTTAAGTATCAATTCTGGAAAAGCTGATAGCGGTTTTAGAACTTCGCTTTCGTACTTAAACAATGAAGGTGTTATTAAAAAATCTGGTTTAGAAAGATTAAGCGGAAATGTTAGTGCTTATCAATTTCTTGGAGATAACAAAGAAGTAAAATTTGATATGGGATTATTTGCAAACATTGACAAATGGCACCCAATTGATTATAGAATTTTTGAAAGAGCATACAACTTAAATCCAACAATTCCGGTTTACGATGCAAATGGAGATTTTAGTGTTGTAACAGGAAACCTTTATCAAAATCCAGTTGAGATTTTAACCAACAGAACTTTTGACAATGAAAGACACAGACTTTTAGGTTATTTTAAAACAGATGTGAAATTCTTGAATGACTTTACTGCCACTGCAAACATTTCGTTAGAGCACAATGCTGTAAAAGGAGGAACTTACAAACCATCTTATGCGGTTATGGAAGGGCAGACTGAAGGCGGTTTTGCACAAAGAACGTATGCAGAATACACAAATGCACAAGGGGAGCTTTATGTGAACTACAGCAAAGTTATTGACAAACATAATATTAGCGCTTTGGCGGGTTATTCTTACCTAGAAAATATCTATGAAGGTTTTGGAGCGCAAAGAGGCGGATTTGTAACAGATGCTTTCAGCTACAATAATTTAGGAGCTGGTTACAACTATCGTTTAAGCGATGTGTATTCATACAAAGGAAAATCAAATTTAGTTTCTTTTTACGCTCGTGCTAACTACGGTTACGATGGCAAATATTTATTGACTGCAACTGTAAGACGTGACGGATCTAGCCGTTTTGGAGAAAATAATAAATGGGGAACTTTCCCATCTGCTTCTGCTGCTTGGAGAGTTTCTAACGAAGAATTCATGGAATCTTCAAAAGGATGGTTAGACAACTTAAAATTAAGAGTAGGTTGGGGTATTACAGGTAACCAAGATGGAATTGGTGAGTACAAATCACTTTCTATCTTAGGAGTTGGAAATGACAGTTATTACGATCCAGTTACTAAAACTTGGAGTTTGGCTTATTCTCCAAAACAAAACCCAAATCCTGATTTGAAATGGGAATCTACAGAGCAAATTAACGTTGGTTTTGACTTTGGTCTTTTCAACAGAATTACAGGATCATTCGAATATTATTCTAAAAAGACAAAAGATTTATTATATACTTACGAAGTTCCTCAGCCACCATATTTAGTGGGAACAATGTTGGCAAACGTTGGAGAAATGTCAAACAAAGGGGTAGAGTTAACTTTGAATGCTGATATTATCAGAGGAGATAAATTCAACTGGAATGCTAATTTAACTCTTGGACACAACGTTCAGAAAATTGAAAAACTTTCAAACCCAACTTATAAAACAGATGTTATCTACAGTGGATCTCTTCATGGTTTAGCTGGTATGTCTGGGCAGTATTCTCAAATTATTGCAGAAGGATATCCTGTTGGTACTTTCTGGGGATTCAAAAACGCAGGTTTAGATCCTAACGGAAAAATACAGTATTACAATGCCGCAGGACAAGTTGTTGATGAAAGTGCTTTGGTTGATGCAGATAAAACAGATTTAGGAAACATTCAGCCAGATTTGACAGTAGGTATCGGAATGAATTTTACATACGGAAATTTTGATCTTGGACTTTCTGGATACGGAATGTTTGGACAAAAAGCTTTGAACGCGACAAACATGATGTTGAACGATCCAACTAGATTGCCAGCGTATAATGTGCCAGATGCTTTCTTAAGCAGCGGCATTACTTCTGCGCCTAAGTATTCTGATTACTGGATCGAAGATGCTTCTTTCTTTAGACTTCAGACCCTAACTTTTGGTTATACTTTACCATTGAAATACAAAAAATCTAAAGTTAGAATGTATGTAATGGGAGAAAACTTATTTGTAATTACAGGTTACAAAGGTGTAGATCCAGAGATTGGTTTAAATGCTCAGGACGGAATTGGCCAGACGGGAGTAATGGATCAAACTGGTTTGGCAGCTCCTGGAATTGACAGATACAACAATTATCCTCGACCAACTACTATTTCTGTTGGATTAAATTTTACGCTGAATAACTAA
- a CDS encoding RagB/SusD family nutrient uptake outer membrane protein, which yields MKIKITAAILLSMLFTVSCTDLNEQLYDQVEDGNFGNTTKEVDALVGGAYSSLRGFKDDISNNYPTCEYVFFLNEVVSDEATIPTRGTNWYDGGQYQDAQKHTWKSDNRMILSAWRYNYTGIAKINAIIYQINKSSLSEKSKEPIFAELKALRAYYYYNLLDLFGNVPIVTNFEDTDLPTNSTRKQVYDFVEKELTDALPFLNPNVVYSKMTRNVAYSILARLYLNSEAFIGQPRWQDCINMCQKVTGYSLTPDFFSNFVTENQTSPEIIFAIPYDSKAGTVGNYMNSMSCHYSQNLAISAIPNNYPWSANGMCAQPGVYSSFADTDKRKKCMLEGDQINLATGSVIIMSNGEPLTYTENLTSLEDAKENEGVRLHKYEMKAGEQWERDHDFVLIRYSEILMMQAECYVRLGSPDLARPFVQQVASRAGEELPTTIDLKFIDQELLKEFTFEGRRRTDNIRFGTFFEPWWSKGTTEKYRAIFPIPSSVLTTNKNLKQNPGYPN from the coding sequence ATGAAAATCAAAATAACAGCAGCAATACTTTTAAGCATGCTTTTTACAGTATCTTGTACTGATTTGAACGAGCAGCTGTATGATCAGGTAGAAGATGGAAATTTCGGAAATACAACCAAAGAAGTTGATGCGCTGGTAGGTGGAGCTTATTCTTCTTTAAGAGGATTCAAAGATGATATCTCAAATAATTACCCGACTTGCGAATATGTTTTCTTTTTGAATGAAGTAGTTTCAGACGAAGCTACAATTCCGACAAGAGGTACAAACTGGTACGATGGAGGACAATACCAAGATGCGCAAAAGCATACTTGGAAATCAGATAATAGAATGATTCTTTCGGCTTGGCGTTACAACTATACCGGAATCGCAAAAATCAACGCAATTATCTATCAAATCAATAAATCGTCTCTTAGCGAGAAATCAAAAGAACCGATTTTTGCTGAATTAAAAGCGCTTAGAGCCTATTACTATTACAATCTTTTAGATTTATTCGGAAATGTTCCAATTGTAACCAATTTTGAAGATACAGATCTTCCAACCAATTCAACAAGAAAACAAGTTTATGATTTTGTTGAAAAAGAATTGACAGACGCTCTTCCGTTTTTAAATCCAAATGTGGTGTATTCTAAGATGACTAGAAATGTTGCGTATTCTATTTTGGCAAGATTGTATCTTAATTCAGAAGCGTTTATCGGTCAGCCACGTTGGCAAGATTGTATCAATATGTGCCAAAAGGTTACAGGATACAGTTTGACACCAGATTTCTTTTCGAATTTCGTGACAGAAAATCAAACTTCGCCAGAAATTATTTTTGCGATCCCTTACGATTCAAAAGCAGGAACAGTTGGAAACTACATGAACTCAATGTCTTGCCATTACAGTCAAAATCTAGCTATTTCTGCAATTCCAAATAATTATCCTTGGAGTGCAAACGGTATGTGCGCGCAGCCAGGAGTTTATTCTTCTTTTGCAGATACAGACAAAAGAAAGAAATGTATGCTAGAAGGCGATCAGATCAATCTTGCGACAGGAAGTGTAATTATTATGAGTAACGGAGAGCCTCTTACTTATACAGAGAACCTAACAAGTCTTGAAGATGCAAAAGAAAATGAAGGAGTTCGTTTGCATAAATACGAAATGAAAGCAGGAGAGCAATGGGAGCGCGATCATGATTTTGTATTAATTCGTTACTCTGAAATCTTAATGATGCAGGCAGAATGTTACGTTCGTTTAGGATCGCCAGATTTAGCAAGACCATTTGTACAGCAAGTTGCGTCTCGTGCAGGTGAAGAATTGCCAACAACAATTGATCTTAAATTTATTGATCAAGAGTTACTGAAAGAATTCACATTTGAAGGAAGAAGAAGAACAGATAACATTCGTTTTGGAACATTCTTCGAGCCATGGTGGTCAAAAGGCACAACGGAAAAATACAGAGCAATTTTCCCAATTCCGAGCAGCGTTTTAACTACCAATAAAAATCTAAAACAAAATCCTGGGTATCCAAATTAG